One window of the Parasphingopyxis algicola genome contains the following:
- a CDS encoding peptidylprolyl isomerase, with product MNKLFLLAAAPLLLAAQTPETPQSPAGIVAATTAEDWRPIASHNLLVMTLESGSEIFIELAPSFAPIHVANIRRLAGEGWYDGISINRVQDNYVVQWGDASGAKPLPEGVETEPPAEYEFPMEEVWLSAFSSVQQNNYEPISGYLAGWPVGHGPREDGRRSGTLVHCYGMVGVGRGDDPDTGTGAELYTVIGHAPRHLDRNIALVGRVVEGIEHLSSLPRGTGPLGFYEEEAQRVPIVSVRLASQLPEAEQPRFEVMRSDTEAFRAYVNARANRTGWFVRPAGAVDVCNVNLPIRRAADG from the coding sequence ATGAACAAGCTCTTCCTGCTCGCCGCCGCGCCGCTTCTGCTTGCCGCGCAGACCCCGGAAACTCCTCAATCCCCGGCCGGGATCGTCGCCGCGACGACGGCCGAGGATTGGCGGCCGATTGCGTCGCACAATCTGTTGGTGATGACCCTGGAAAGCGGGTCGGAGATATTCATCGAACTCGCGCCGAGTTTCGCGCCGATCCATGTTGCCAATATCCGTAGGCTGGCCGGGGAAGGCTGGTATGACGGGATCAGCATCAACCGGGTGCAGGACAATTACGTGGTCCAATGGGGCGATGCGAGTGGCGCGAAGCCGCTGCCCGAAGGCGTGGAGACCGAACCGCCTGCAGAATATGAATTTCCCATGGAAGAGGTCTGGCTCTCGGCTTTTTCCTCGGTTCAGCAGAACAATTACGAACCGATTTCCGGTTATCTCGCCGGCTGGCCTGTCGGGCATGGCCCGCGGGAAGATGGCCGGCGCAGCGGAACGCTCGTCCATTGCTACGGTATGGTCGGCGTCGGTCGCGGCGACGATCCCGATACCGGGACCGGGGCCGAACTCTATACGGTGATCGGCCACGCGCCGCGCCATCTCGACCGCAATATCGCGCTGGTCGGCAGGGTCGTCGAAGGTATCGAGCATCTCTCCAGCCTGCCGCGCGGCACCGGCCCTCTCGGTTTCTACGAAGAGGAAGCCCAGCGTGTGCCTATCGTTTCGGTGCGACTCGCCAGCCAGCTGCCCGAGGCCGAACAGCCGCGTTTCGAAGTCATGCGGAGCGATACCGAGGCGTTCCGTGCCTATGTGAATGCGCGAGCGAACCGGACCGGCTGGTTTGTCCGGCCAGCAGGCGCCGTCGACGTCTGCAACGTCAACCTGCCGATCCGGCGGGCGGCGGACGGTTAA
- a CDS encoding cell wall hydrolase, which yields MADADISLPRWMQGPWAKEAPIWSAETESASLIRPEELAADHLVLRRVLSVSTRRSRPAISGLAAALLALIGLVTLSAAGLATPETGLTVRLPEATPFAELVGRSDDGSGLPLALTEAEQEAIRAAIEAELATHSGYEGPVPAGMVFRAASSTDRERALQCMTQAIYYEAGTEPEAGQRAVAQVVLNRVRHPSYANSICGVVYEGSERSTGCQFTFTCDGALARRPVASIWARAQRYAREAIDGRAFSEVGYATHYHTLDIWPYWGRRLTMTNMIGRHLFHRLRGSAGGPGAFTVRYSGREPAPRPWRPRTRDVASAGPAETEAQVEDGLPPAPVALDTIANSGLSREPDNLPGSRPIENALPDSRIRPEYRDSGRWIGG from the coding sequence GTGGCGGATGCCGACATATCTTTGCCCCGCTGGATGCAGGGGCCTTGGGCGAAAGAGGCGCCGATATGGTCCGCTGAGACGGAATCGGCATCGCTGATCCGGCCGGAAGAATTGGCTGCAGACCATCTCGTATTGCGTCGGGTCCTTTCGGTTTCCACGCGCCGGTCGCGCCCGGCGATCTCCGGCTTGGCTGCGGCGCTGCTAGCGCTGATCGGACTGGTGACGTTGAGCGCAGCCGGACTCGCAACGCCCGAGACCGGATTGACCGTCCGCCTCCCCGAAGCGACGCCTTTTGCCGAATTGGTGGGGCGGAGCGATGACGGGTCCGGCTTGCCGCTCGCCCTCACCGAGGCGGAGCAGGAAGCGATTCGGGCAGCGATCGAGGCCGAGCTCGCAACGCATTCCGGCTATGAGGGACCGGTGCCCGCAGGCATGGTGTTTCGGGCCGCCAGCAGCACCGATCGGGAGCGCGCGCTGCAATGCATGACCCAGGCCATCTATTACGAGGCCGGTACCGAGCCGGAAGCGGGACAACGCGCCGTCGCTCAGGTCGTGCTGAACCGCGTTCGCCACCCGAGCTATGCGAACAGTATCTGCGGCGTGGTTTATGAGGGCAGCGAGCGCAGCACTGGCTGCCAGTTCACCTTCACCTGCGACGGCGCGCTGGCCAGGCGACCGGTGGCGAGTATCTGGGCGCGGGCCCAGCGCTATGCCCGCGAAGCGATCGACGGGCGCGCATTCAGCGAGGTCGGCTATGCGACCCATTATCACACGCTCGATATCTGGCCCTATTGGGGGCGGCGACTGACGATGACCAACATGATCGGCCGACATCTCTTTCACCGATTACGTGGATCCGCCGGCGGCCCGGGTGCCTTCACCGTTCGCTACTCCGGCCGCGAGCCGGCGCCCCGGCCATGGCGGCCGCGGACCCGGGATGTCGCGTCGGCGGGGCCGGCGGAGACCGAGGCGCAGGTCGAGGACGGGTTGCCGCCGGCTCCGGTTGCGCTCGACACTATCGCCAATTCCGGTCTTTCGCGTGAGCCTGACAATCTTCCCGGCAGCCGGCCGATCGAGAACGCGCTGCCGGACTCGCGGATACGGCCCGAATATCGCGACAGCGGGCGCTGGATCGGCGGCTAG
- a CDS encoding LuxR family transcriptional regulator — translation MQEFYAAMRVADDPDILWDAFVTFFETRGITRLCAIHIPPAGVSAGGARTVRTKGYPEEWTQRYIEGELYKRDPIPLHARNHPTPFRWSDIGKMRKLEPEEQAVLDEFRRLDVGDGIAIPVFGPRGRHGYIGIALDTEDTAIGEEDLHEFQIVAQIAYQRYCELLAADDCVDISLSRRETEILEWVARGKSNSSIAKILGISGNTVDTHLRRIYDKLDVSDRTTAAIRGIGCGLINP, via the coding sequence GTGCAGGAATTCTACGCGGCAATGCGCGTTGCCGATGATCCGGACATATTGTGGGACGCGTTCGTCACCTTCTTCGAAACGCGTGGGATCACGCGTCTTTGTGCCATTCATATTCCACCCGCCGGCGTATCCGCCGGCGGAGCCAGAACGGTCCGGACAAAAGGCTATCCCGAGGAATGGACGCAGCGATATATCGAGGGCGAGCTTTACAAGCGCGACCCGATACCGCTGCACGCCCGCAATCATCCGACACCGTTTCGCTGGTCGGATATCGGCAAGATGCGCAAGCTGGAACCGGAGGAGCAGGCTGTGCTCGACGAATTCCGGCGTTTGGACGTTGGCGACGGTATCGCCATCCCGGTATTCGGACCGCGCGGGCGCCACGGCTATATCGGGATCGCCCTCGACACCGAAGATACCGCCATTGGCGAGGAAGACTTGCATGAATTCCAGATCGTCGCGCAAATCGCCTATCAGCGATATTGCGAACTGTTGGCCGCCGACGATTGCGTGGATATATCTCTGTCCCGCCGGGAAACAGAGATCCTCGAATGGGTCGCGCGCGGCAAGAGCAACAGCTCGATCGCCAAGATTCTCGGTATCTCGGGAAACACCGTCGATACGCATCTGCGCCGAATCTACGACAAGCTCGATGTTTCGGACCGCACGACAGCGGCCATTCGCGGGATTGGATGCGGCCTGATAAATCCCTGA
- a CDS encoding sensor histidine kinase has translation MAPDLAQSRDFLTISLRRPAKDHLIDMLIAKPPITSQPSWYFWSLYLLGWLVFAAAFAGMHIMAGTHSIVSALSFGFLVAVPAGLLGILVIQLTYRLAEAQFRPLGLVFIHTLTMVLYPALWILVMWSTRMMTALAVAGKAAFFMPPAHAVHWHYLAGVLIYLLLVALCHAMMSADARKRTEIEAEVRTTLAKFDPHFLFNTLNAIRHLLRTDTDLAEDAHRQLAILLRETVKADADRSHSLKRELELCRIYLQLQKMRLGNRLTVKEQIDDDTLDCEIPALILQPLIENAIGHGIEPMEAGGTIEIAANRLGMQLEVRLTNEMPPSEQESGHGAASFGLEYVKTRLRQFDPSANWRFEAAEGRYLAVIMLPAWGADD, from the coding sequence TTGGCTCCCGATTTGGCCCAATCGAGAGATTTTCTGACCATATCGTTGAGGCGACCTGCTAAAGATCACCTCATCGATATGTTGATCGCAAAGCCTCCTATAACGTCACAGCCCTCTTGGTATTTTTGGTCGCTCTATCTGTTAGGCTGGCTGGTATTTGCCGCCGCGTTTGCCGGCATGCACATCATGGCCGGCACGCATTCTATCGTGTCGGCCTTATCGTTCGGTTTTCTCGTAGCTGTGCCGGCTGGGCTTCTCGGTATTCTTGTCATCCAACTGACCTACCGCCTCGCCGAAGCGCAGTTTCGTCCGCTCGGTTTGGTTTTCATACATACGCTGACCATGGTCCTTTATCCGGCGCTTTGGATACTGGTCATGTGGTCCACCCGCATGATGACGGCCTTGGCGGTTGCCGGAAAGGCCGCCTTCTTCATGCCCCCGGCGCACGCCGTGCATTGGCACTATTTGGCGGGTGTGTTGATCTATCTTCTGCTCGTCGCCCTGTGCCACGCGATGATGTCTGCCGATGCTCGCAAGAGAACCGAAATCGAGGCCGAGGTGCGAACGACGCTGGCGAAGTTCGACCCCCATTTTCTGTTCAATACCCTGAACGCCATCCGCCACCTGCTGCGCACCGATACCGACCTGGCGGAAGACGCGCATCGGCAGCTCGCAATCCTGCTGCGCGAAACCGTAAAGGCCGATGCCGACAGGTCGCATTCGCTGAAACGTGAACTGGAATTGTGCCGGATTTATCTGCAATTACAGAAGATGCGGCTTGGCAACCGTTTGACTGTTAAGGAACAGATTGACGACGATACACTCGACTGCGAGATCCCGGCGCTGATCCTGCAGCCGCTTATCGAAAACGCCATCGGCCACGGTATCGAACCAATGGAGGCGGGCGGGACGATCGAGATCGCAGCCAACCGGCTGGGCATGCAATTGGAAGTTCGGCTGACCAATGAGATGCCGCCAAGCGAACAAGAAAGCGGCCATGGTGCGGCATCTTTCGGCCTCGAATATGTAAAAACCCGGCTCCGCCAATTCGATCCTTCGGCAAACTGGCGTTTTGAGGCAGCGGAAGGCCGCTATCTTGCCGTGATAATGCTGCCAGCATGGGGAGCCGACGACTAA
- the truB gene encoding tRNA pseudouridine(55) synthase TruB, producing the protein MDEPGIKPALHGWLILDKPVGIGSTPCVSAVKRALRGGGYTKVKVGHGGTLDPLASGVLPIALGEATKLAGRMLDSDKIYDFTIGFGTETDTLDAEGEVTERSGNRPSLAELEAVLPQFTGPIEQIPPKYSALKINGKPAYARARAGEDVEMKTRAVTVHSLVCSGLRRSTVDEIILTAHVSKGTYIRSLARDIARALNTVGHVTMLRRSKAGPFTLKSAISLDKLDELAKSRCLEQALLPLAAGLDDIPALSVAPDQARQLRMGQRVIGVSATAGLYLATDQSVPVALVECDGIELKVVRGFNL; encoded by the coding sequence ATGGACGAACCGGGAATAAAACCCGCCCTGCATGGCTGGCTGATCCTCGACAAGCCTGTCGGCATCGGTTCGACGCCGTGCGTGTCGGCGGTGAAACGGGCATTGCGCGGAGGCGGCTATACCAAGGTGAAAGTCGGGCATGGCGGGACGCTCGATCCACTCGCAAGCGGCGTTCTGCCGATCGCGCTGGGCGAGGCAACGAAGCTTGCCGGGCGGATGCTCGACAGCGACAAGATATATGACTTCACCATCGGCTTCGGCACGGAGACGGACACGCTCGATGCCGAGGGCGAGGTCACCGAGCGCTCGGGCAACCGCCCTTCCCTGGCCGAGCTCGAAGCGGTTCTGCCGCAATTCACCGGTCCGATAGAACAAATCCCGCCCAAATATTCCGCGCTCAAGATCAATGGCAAACCAGCCTATGCCCGCGCCCGGGCCGGAGAGGATGTCGAGATGAAAACCCGAGCGGTGACGGTACACAGTTTGGTCTGCTCCGGCCTTCGCCGGAGCACAGTGGATGAAATCATCCTTACCGCCCATGTCTCCAAGGGCACTTATATCCGATCCCTGGCGCGCGATATCGCGCGCGCCTTGAATACGGTCGGGCATGTCACTATGTTGCGCCGCAGCAAGGCCGGACCCTTTACGCTGAAAAGCGCGATTTCGCTGGACAAACTGGACGAACTCGCTAAGAGCCGCTGCCTTGAACAGGCACTCTTGCCATTGGCGGCAGGGCTGGACGACATCCCGGCTCTTTCCGTCGCTCCCGATCAGGCAAGGCAGCTCCGCATGGGGCAGCGGGTGATCGGGGTTTCCGCCACTGCCGGGCTTTATCTTGCAACCGACCAGTCTGTTCCGGTTGCCCTCGTCGAATGCGACGGGATCGAGCTGAAGGTGGTGCGCGGGTTCAATCTCTAA
- a CDS encoding methyltransferase domain-containing protein: MQSRGSIAAASTKAPADRVSSIGYQNRRHGWRCVVPLLTMTISLLSPIAPAHAEATCEPDVQNAVEEPGRIETNSNRDEGRRPCEVLSFFGVEPGAVHLELLAAQGYYTEILSVLVGREGRVYHHNNALVLQLTPPDQLVPIRNRIESGELSNAEWIEGELEALPFANGSVDSISAILSLHDYYWMSRRPESSGFAELFRILRPGGRLLVVDHSAQPETTVSAAVDQNGIHRIDQRYLTERLLDVGFVFEAESDILRNPADDRSKPFFDRSMWRDRTDRFVMIFGKPGEQTSDED, translated from the coding sequence ATGCAGAGCCGCGGTTCAATCGCCGCCGCTTCGACCAAGGCTCCGGCGGATCGGGTATCATCCATCGGATACCAAAACCGACGACATGGTTGGCGTTGCGTTGTCCCGCTTCTGACCATGACCATCTCTCTTCTTTCGCCAATCGCACCTGCGCATGCCGAGGCAACCTGCGAGCCGGATGTCCAGAACGCGGTAGAGGAGCCGGGCCGGATCGAGACGAACAGCAACCGCGACGAGGGCAGAAGACCATGCGAAGTGCTGAGCTTTTTTGGTGTCGAACCCGGCGCTGTTCATCTGGAACTGCTCGCGGCCCAAGGATATTATACCGAGATACTCAGTGTCCTGGTCGGGCGCGAAGGCCGGGTCTATCATCACAACAACGCCCTGGTTTTGCAGCTTACGCCGCCGGACCAACTCGTCCCGATACGAAACCGGATCGAGAGCGGTGAACTTTCCAATGCGGAATGGATCGAAGGCGAACTGGAGGCGCTCCCGTTCGCCAACGGAAGCGTCGACAGCATTTCGGCCATACTCAGCCTGCATGATTATTACTGGATGTCGCGCCGACCCGAATCGTCCGGCTTTGCCGAACTGTTCCGCATCCTGCGGCCCGGTGGCCGGCTGCTTGTCGTTGATCATTCGGCGCAACCGGAAACGACGGTATCAGCTGCCGTCGACCAAAACGGGATCCATCGGATCGACCAGCGCTATTTGACCGAAAGGCTTTTGGATGTCGGGTTCGTGTTTGAAGCAGAATCGGATATCCTGCGCAATCCGGCCGATGATCGGAGTAAGCCATTTTTCGATCGCTCCATGTGGCGTGATCGCACCGACAGGTTCGTGATGATCTTTGGCAAGCCGGGGGAACAAACCTCGGATGAAGACTAA
- a CDS encoding LytR/AlgR family response regulator transcription factor — protein sequence MPAIPSLILEDEPLAAGALKSMLTELAGDWLNIAGIAGSANDAFAMIERERPRLIFVDIRLPGMSGLDFVRQIDPRIGVVFTTAHDEHAIAAFELGAIDYVLKPIEPERLEITLGRIAEGCEMASAGEASKRIAAVADDQQALETFYVRTGQRIIPVSITEVMRIAARDGYACLQTGDGREHCLDISLSYLASRLEPAGFLKLNRACLGNPVHIVRFERHPDKRLRTVFTDQKVVIASRSASRKLRTRVRGQFG from the coding sequence ATGCCGGCGATCCCCAGCCTTATTCTCGAAGACGAACCGCTTGCCGCTGGCGCCCTGAAATCCATGCTTACCGAACTCGCTGGCGATTGGCTAAACATTGCGGGCATCGCCGGCTCGGCAAATGATGCTTTTGCAATGATCGAACGCGAACGCCCGCGGCTTATCTTCGTCGATATTCGCCTGCCGGGTATGTCAGGTCTCGATTTCGTGCGTCAGATCGATCCCCGGATAGGCGTGGTCTTCACCACGGCCCATGACGAACACGCTATCGCCGCCTTCGAGCTCGGCGCCATCGATTATGTGCTCAAGCCGATCGAACCTGAGAGGCTCGAAATAACACTGGGGCGGATCGCAGAGGGGTGCGAGATGGCCAGCGCCGGCGAGGCGAGCAAACGGATTGCCGCCGTCGCCGACGATCAGCAAGCCCTGGAGACCTTTTATGTTCGGACCGGTCAGCGGATCATACCCGTATCCATCACGGAAGTGATGCGGATCGCGGCGCGCGACGGTTATGCGTGTCTCCAGACCGGAGATGGGCGCGAACATTGCCTCGATATCAGCCTGAGCTATTTGGCGTCGCGGCTTGAGCCCGCCGGCTTTCTGAAGCTTAATCGGGCATGCCTCGGAAATCCGGTACATATCGTCAGGTTCGAACGCCATCCCGACAAACGTCTTCGCACCGTGTTTACGGACCAAAAAGTCGTCATTGCGAGCCGTTCCGCCTCGCGTAAATTAAGAACCCGAGTTCGCGGTCAGTTCGGATAG
- a CDS encoding retropepsin-like aspartic protease family protein, with translation MDKLLPIAGIVMLALAFLGGERSAEPVPVELASADIGSNTDDTQPDQQRAGNGSAHFTTRRAADGHFYADVRINGATSRMLIDTGASSVILSRADAQRAGIQARPGEFTARAQTAGGQIALKPVTIDRIALGPVDSRNVRAMVAETNLPVSLLGQSFLERVGTVEIRADELTLR, from the coding sequence ATGGACAAGCTGCTCCCGATTGCCGGCATCGTGATGCTCGCACTCGCCTTTCTCGGCGGGGAACGCAGCGCCGAACCGGTACCGGTCGAATTGGCGTCCGCCGATATCGGATCAAATACCGACGATACGCAGCCTGATCAGCAGCGAGCCGGCAACGGTTCCGCGCATTTCACGACCCGCCGTGCAGCCGACGGACACTTCTATGCCGATGTGCGCATCAACGGCGCGACCAGCCGGATGCTGATCGACACCGGCGCGAGCAGCGTCATCCTGTCGCGCGCCGATGCGCAGCGCGCCGGGATTCAGGCGCGGCCCGGGGAATTCACGGCGAGGGCGCAAACCGCCGGCGGCCAAATCGCGCTGAAGCCCGTCACGATAGATCGGATCGCGCTGGGACCAGTCGACAGCCGGAACGTCCGCGCCATGGTCGCTGAAACCAACCTGCCCGTCTCCCTGCTCGGCCAGAGCTTTCTGGAACGTGTCGGGACGGTCGAGATCCGCGCCGACGAGCTGACTCTCCGCTAG
- the rpsO gene encoding 30S ribosomal protein S15, whose amino-acid sequence MSITAERKAEVIKEHSREEGDTGSPEVQVAILTERITNLTDHFKGHHKDHHSRRGLLMLVNKRRNLLSYLRNVDEGRYQDLIKKLGLRK is encoded by the coding sequence ATGTCGATTACCGCCGAACGCAAGGCCGAAGTAATCAAGGAACACTCCCGCGAAGAGGGCGATACCGGTTCTCCCGAGGTCCAGGTGGCTATCCTGACCGAACGGATCACCAACCTGACCGACCATTTCAAGGGTCACCACAAGGACCATCATTCGCGTCGCGGGCTGCTGATGCTGGTCAACAAACGCCGCAACTTGCTCAGCTATCTGCGCAACGTGGATGAGGGTCGCTATCAGGACCTCATCAAGAAGCTCGGCCTTCGTAAATAA
- the pnp gene encoding polyribonucleotide nucleotidyltransferase, which yields MFDVKKVETEWGGQKLTLETGRVARQADGAVLAQLGDTVVLCAVTAAKSVREGQDFFPLTVHYQEKYSAAGRIPGGFFKREGRSTEKETLTCRLIDRPVRPLFPEGFYNEINVIAQVLSYDGENEPDILAMVAASAALTISGLPFMGPIAAARVGYKDGEYQLNPSMDEVAEGELDLVVAGTQNAVLMVESEAKELPEDVMLGAVMFAHEESKPVIDAIISLAEQAAKEPWELAQPEDQDGMKQQLRDLVRDDIAAAYKLTDKSERSDALNAARDKAKEAFAEEDGQTQMTAGKVVKKLEAEIVRGAIIKDGSRIDGRKLDEVRPIEAMVHFLPRTHGSALFTRGETQAIVTTTLGTKDAEQMIDGLNGLSYSPFMLHYNFPPYSVGEVGRFGFTSRRETGHGKLAWRALHPVLPDAEEFPYTIRVLSDITESNGSSSMATVCGGSLAMMDAGVPLKRPVSGIAMGLILEGDDFAVLSDILGDEDHLGDMDFKVAGTEKGITSLQMDIKIAGITEEIMKTALEQANGGRAHILGEMSKALDTTRTELSDFAPRIETMQIDKEKIRDVIGTGGKVIREIVAETGAKVDIDDEGVIKLSSSDVNEIEAARKWIEGIVEEPEVGKVYDGKVVNIVDFGAFVNFMGQKDGLVHVSEIKNERVEKVSDELEEGQEVKVKVLEIDGRGKVRLSMRVVDQETGEELEDTRPPREPRGDKGGRGGRGGGGGRGRGPRRDRGDRNEDKGGKEAEAGELPEFITKD from the coding sequence ATGTTTGACGTAAAGAAAGTCGAAACGGAATGGGGCGGCCAGAAGCTGACCCTCGAAACGGGCCGCGTGGCCCGTCAGGCCGACGGCGCGGTGCTCGCGCAGCTCGGCGACACGGTGGTGCTGTGCGCAGTCACGGCCGCTAAATCGGTGCGCGAAGGGCAGGATTTCTTCCCGCTGACCGTGCATTATCAGGAAAAATATTCGGCCGCCGGACGCATTCCGGGCGGCTTCTTCAAGCGCGAGGGCCGTTCCACGGAAAAGGAAACGCTGACCTGCCGTCTTATCGACCGCCCGGTCCGTCCGCTTTTCCCCGAAGGCTTTTACAACGAGATCAACGTGATCGCGCAGGTTCTCTCCTATGACGGCGAGAACGAGCCGGACATCCTTGCGATGGTCGCCGCCTCGGCCGCGCTGACAATCTCCGGCCTGCCGTTCATGGGCCCGATCGCCGCCGCGCGCGTCGGTTACAAGGATGGCGAGTACCAGCTCAACCCGAGCATGGACGAAGTTGCCGAGGGCGAGCTCGATCTCGTGGTCGCCGGTACGCAGAATGCCGTTCTGATGGTGGAATCGGAAGCGAAAGAGCTTCCCGAAGACGTCATGCTCGGCGCCGTCATGTTCGCGCATGAGGAATCCAAGCCGGTGATCGATGCGATCATCTCGCTCGCGGAGCAGGCCGCGAAGGAACCCTGGGAACTGGCCCAGCCGGAAGACCAGGACGGCATGAAGCAGCAGCTTCGCGATCTCGTCCGCGACGATATCGCCGCCGCCTACAAGCTGACCGACAAGTCGGAACGCTCGGACGCGCTGAATGCTGCCCGCGACAAGGCGAAGGAAGCCTTTGCCGAGGAAGACGGCCAGACGCAGATGACGGCCGGCAAGGTGGTCAAGAAGCTCGAGGCCGAAATCGTTCGCGGCGCGATCATCAAGGACGGTAGCCGCATCGATGGCCGCAAGCTCGACGAGGTTCGCCCGATCGAAGCGATGGTCCATTTCCTCCCGCGCACGCATGGATCGGCCCTGTTCACCCGCGGCGAAACGCAGGCGATCGTGACGACGACGCTCGGTACCAAGGACGCCGAGCAGATGATCGACGGCCTCAACGGCCTCTCCTATTCGCCGTTCATGCTCCACTATAACTTCCCGCCCTATTCGGTCGGCGAAGTGGGCCGCTTCGGCTTTACCAGCCGCCGCGAGACCGGTCATGGCAAGCTCGCCTGGCGCGCGCTCCATCCGGTGCTGCCCGATGCGGAGGAATTTCCGTATACGATCCGCGTCCTGTCCGACATCACCGAGTCCAACGGCTCGTCCTCGATGGCGACCGTCTGCGGCGGCAGCCTCGCGATGATGGATGCCGGTGTGCCGCTCAAGCGGCCGGTGTCCGGTATCGCCATGGGCCTGATCCTCGAAGGCGATGATTTCGCCGTTCTCTCCGACATTCTTGGTGACGAGGATCATCTCGGCGACATGGACTTCAAGGTCGCGGGTACCGAGAAGGGCATCACCTCGCTCCAGATGGACATCAAGATCGCCGGTATCACCGAAGAGATCATGAAAACCGCTCTGGAACAGGCCAATGGCGGCCGCGCTCATATCCTGGGCGAGATGTCCAAGGCTCTCGACACCACGCGCACCGAGCTTTCGGACTTCGCGCCGCGGATCGAGACGATGCAGATCGACAAGGAAAAGATCCGCGACGTTATCGGTACGGGCGGCAAGGTGATCCGCGAGATCGTCGCCGAAACGGGCGCCAAGGTCGATATCGACGACGAAGGCGTGATCAAGCTGTCGTCTTCGGACGTCAACGAGATCGAAGCCGCGCGCAAGTGGATCGAAGGCATTGTCGAGGAACCGGAAGTCGGCAAGGTTTACGACGGCAAGGTCGTCAACATCGTCGATTTCGGCGCGTTCGTGAATTTCATGGGACAGAAGGACGGCCTCGTCCATGTCTCGGAAATCAAGAATGAGCGCGTCGAGAAGGTGTCGGACGAGCTCGAGGAAGGCCAGGAAGTCAAGGTCAAGGTCCTCGAGATCGATGGCCGCGGCAAGGTCCGCCTGTCGATGCGCGTCGTCGACCAGGAAACCGGCGAAGAGCTAGAAGACACCCGTCCCCCGCGCGAACCGCGCGGTGACAAGGGTGGCCGTGGCGGACGCGGCGGTGGAGGCGGCCGTGGCCGTGGCCCACGCCGGGACCGCGGCGACCGAAACGAGGACAAGGGCGGCAAGGAAGCCGAAGCCGGCGAACTGCCCGAGTTCATCACCAAGGACTAA